From Ascochyta rabiei chromosome 16, complete sequence, the proteins below share one genomic window:
- a CDS encoding DNA-directed RNA polymerases I, II, and III subunit RPABC3: MADAQVFEETFTLTEVNSERYDRVSRIFGTSGDNSLTMTLDINHELFPCQQGEQIQMVLATTLNLDGTKEETSWRNVSKQGTTTLADMYDYVCYGKNYRFEDGDGDTLKYFASFGGLLLYIEGPFKKLTGLKIDNIYMLLKHS; this comes from the exons ATGGCCGACGCGCAAGTCTTCGAAGAGACCTTCACCCTCACAGAGGTCAACAGCGAGCGATACGACCGTGTATCGCGCATCTTCGGTACCTCGGGCGACAACTCGCTCACCATGACCCTCGACATCAACCACGAGCTCTTCCCTTGCCAGCAGGGCGAGCAGATCCAGATGGTCCTGGCCACGACCCTGAACCTGGACGGCACAAAAGAGGAGACGAGCTGGAGGAACGTGAGCAAGCAAGGCACGACGACCCTGGCGGACATGTACGATTACGTGTGCTATGGCAAGAACTACAGGTTCGAGGACGGCGACGGAGATACTCT CAAGTACTTTGCTAGCTTCGGCGGGCTGCTGTTGTATATCGAGGGTCCCTTCAAGAAGCTCACGGGTCTCAAGATTGACAACATCTACATGCTGCTCAAGCACAGCTAG
- a CDS encoding tRNA(Phe) (4-demethylwyosine(37)-C(7)) aminocarboxypropyltransferase → MCVPTTIPHVVEGDEADLESNKPTLLAELRLDHLSEDITISSWTPWTTKKPATVEHNPLRKALREALEALPPGTLGSFNVPHLTVHLLLSTFPESYSIYKPLLLLPSNSISQTWSTLLSEHVELLQPIWQRIAAALQCTHIALNSPIPPSNTPGSAHGNDDSNILRSPVHLTPIYGSFGPPPTLQTLSSPTPSDFGNTLWVRTTQNGIHQTWAPLYTMFSRGNVKEKARILHLPSVTSLATTEQNATAVDMYAGIGYFSFSYRKSGLSRILCWELNPWSVEGLRQGAALNGWSSRIFTPAEVPQESAAEAEWEAWRRGVAGRSEDFWIFQMSNATAQLILQCLRNDVPPIRHVNLGLLPASRLSWPSAVRALDKECGGWIHAHENVGLHEMDKRKVEVGTEFQRLVNEYSESLGDDAKHQKKKVQVGHVERVKMYAPGVVHAVFDVYVPETGTEMDV, encoded by the coding sequence ATGTGCGTACCAACGACGATACCACACGTAGTAGAAGGCGACGAGGCGGACCTGGAATCCAATAAGCCCACACTGCTGGCGGAGCTTCGCTTGGATCATCTCTCAGAAGACATTACGATTTCATCCTGGACGCCTTGGACGACCAAGAAACCCGCAACTGTAGAACATAACCCGCTACGCAAAGCCCTGAGAGAAGCTCTCGAAGCACTGCCGCCAGGGACACTTGGTTCTTTCAATGTACCCCACCTCACGGTCCACCtgctactctctactttcCCAGAGTCTTACTCAATATACAAACCGCTGCTCCTATTACCAAGCAACTCCATCAGCCAAACCTGGAGCACACTTCTGTCAGAGCATGTAGAGCTCCTCCAACCAATATGGCAACGCATCGCTGCAGCTCTGCAATGCACACACATCGCCCTCAACTCGCCCATCCCCCCATCCAATACGCCTGGATCCGCCCACGGCAACGACGACTCAAACATCCTCCGCAGTCCCGTCCATCTGACGCCCATCTACGGCTCCTTCGGCCCGCCCCCAACGCTCCAGACCCTCAGCTCGCCGACACCTTCAGACTTCGGCAACACCCTCTGGGTCCGCACGACCCAGAACGGCATCCACCAAACCTGGGCTCCGCTGTACACCATGTTCAGCCGGGGCAACGTGAAAGAAAAAGCCCGCATCCTGCACCTTCCCTCTGTCACTTCCCTCGCCACGACAGAGCAGAACGCGACGGCGGTGGACATGTACGCTGGGATTGGCtacttctccttctcctacCGCAAATCCGGACTCAGCCGCATTCTATGCTGGGAGCTGAATCCCTGGAGCGTAGAAGGGTTACGTCAGGGCGCGGCGCTGAACGGCTGGTCGAGTCGGATTTTCACGCCCGCCGAGGTTCCGCAGGAAAGCGCGGCTGAGGCCGAGTGGGAAGCGTGGCGGCGCGGTGTTGCAGGCCGGAGTGAGGATTTCTGGATCTTCCAGATGAGCAACGCGACGGCGCAGCTCATATTACAGTGTCTGAGGAACGACGTGCCTCCTATTCGCCATGTCAATCTTGGCCTGCTGCCGGCCTCGAGACTGAGCTGGCCGTCTGCAGTGCGTGCCCTGGACAAAGAGTGTGGAGGCTGGATACACGCGCATGAGAACGTTGGCCTGCACGAGATGGACAAGCGCAAGGTGGAGGTCGGAACGGAATTTCAGAGGCTGGTCAACGAATACAGTGAGTCGTTGGGAGATGATGCAAAAcaccagaagaagaaggtgcAAGTTGGGCACGTAGAACGAGTGAAGATGTATGCGCCAGGTGTTGTGCATGCAGTATTCGATGTGTACGTTCCAGAGACAGGCACCGAGATGGATGTTTAG
- a CDS encoding Thiamine diphosphokinase, translating to MTSHIQTVLTPLHPPDMSLTNLSLVAQCDAFPYADADPQAYLTRVNTYYQLRVTSHDYALGYMLPSVAEVFRGIPNWALDDEERILTLTGGTDAPTRSHAIETTLLALRETGHFDVLKKWRGELYAVYGRDRELLFNVERSASPLFGVVTYGVHMTAYARSKDSGELKIWTPRRAKSKQTYGGMLDNAVAGGISSGESPFESLVRECAEEASLDEDLVRSKARSAGSITYWYVRDERAGGETGLLQPEVQYIYDLELPENVVPKPGDDEVEEFYLWSVEEVQDAMKKGEFKPNCALVVLDFFVRHGILTEASERDYIEIVSRLHRRLEFPTL from the coding sequence ATGACATCGCACATCCAAACCGTCCTCACACCGCTGCACCCGCCCGACATGTCGCTGACCAACCTCTCCCTCGTCGCTCAATGCGACGCTTTCCCCTACGCCGACGCCGACCCACAAGCTTACCTGACCCGCGTCAACACATACTACCAGCTGCGCGTCACGTCCCACGACTATGCGCTAGGCTACATGCTGCCCTCAGTCGCCGAGGTCTTCCGTGGGATCCCAAACTGGGCTCTCGACGACGAAGAGCGCATTCTCACACTGACCGGCGGCACCGACGCGCCGACGCGGTCACACGCCATCGAGACGACGCTGCTTGCGCTGCGCGAGACGGGCCACTTCGACGTGCTGAAGAAGTGGAGGGGCGAGCTGTACGCCGTGTATGGCCGGGACAGGGAGTTGCTGTTCAATGTCGAGCGCAGCGCAAGTCCGCTGTTTGGCGTCGTGACGTATGGCGTGCATATGACCGCCTATGCGCGGAGCAAGGACAGTGGAGAGCTGAAGATCTGGACGCCGCGCCGCGCCAAGAGCAAACAGACGTATGGCGGCATGCTGGACAATGCGGTTGCTGGCGGCATCTCCTCTGGCGAGAGTCCGTTTGAGAGCTTGGTGCGTGAGTGTGCAGAGGAAGCGAGTCTGGATGAAGACTTGGTCAGAAGCAAGGCGAGGTCAGCAGGGTCCATCACGTATTGGTATGTGCGGGACGAGCGGGCGGGAGGAGAGACCGGACTCCTGCAACCCGAGGTGCAGTACATCTACGACTTGGAGCTGCCGGAGAATGTTGTGCCCAAGCCAGGGGATGATGAGGTGGAGGAGTTCTATCTGTGGAGTGTGGAGGAGGTGCAGGATGCCATGAAGAAGGGAGAGTTCAAGCCCAATTGTGCACTGGTCGTGCTGGACTTTTTCGTACGACATGGCATCTTGACCGAGGCCAGCGAGAGGGACTACATTGAGATTGTGTCGAGGTTACACAGGAGATTGGAGTTTCCAACTCTCTGA
- a CDS encoding P-type Ca(2+) transporter → MAAHDTSDAGPRRARAPTITIDTSAAGGHDAASSVPLGEIDNRASNMDDNASPELRSAGSFESNASRPVSPHNVSSPTSRWTNGGNLLSVPGAHSRGTSIDSHTENGESNSTGTYVPSSQGETLKGEMGPTEVLNDKDALKPDPGTEADFEVQNNSFAFSPGQLAKLYNPKSLGAFHALGGLDGLEKGLRTDRKAGLSVDEQHLDGTVTFEEATMPSQTQTPPKASANGALPNDASKASGPNTYADRIRVFSDNRLPVKKPKNIFQLAWMAYNDKVLLLLTAAAIISLALGLYQTFGVKHEPGEPKVEWIEGVAIIVAIAIVVVVGAANDWQKERQFVKLNKKKDDRQIKVIRSGKVQQVLVYDILVGDVVNLEPGDMIPVDGILIQGHGIKCDESSATGESDLLKKTPGDEAFRAIEEHRNLKKIDPFILSGAKVSEGVGLFLVTATGVNSSYGKTMMSLREESEVTPLQSKLNVLATYIAKLGSAAALLLFIVLFIEFLARLKGSNTTPAEKGQNFLDILIVAITVIVVAVPEGLPLAVTLALAFATTRMLKDNNLVRLLRSCETMGNATTICSDKTGTLTQNKMTVVAGSLGTALRFGDHKLKVSQDPAPADDGSKGKNVAESLGEGPNDVSASEFAATISKDVKELLEQSVVQNTTAFEGEADSADPFIGSKTETALLGFARDHLGMGHLAEERSNANIVQVVPFDSAIKCSAAVAKLADGQYRMYVKGASEILLGKCDEIVTDASQKLATTPLTSDNREALEHVITAYASRSLRTIGLVYRDFESWPPRDSKLIEDDPSQALFTDVFKNMTFLAVVGIQDPLRDSVKEAVKDCQHAGVYVRMVTGDNVLTAKAIAEDCGILVPGGVVMEGPTFRKLSKKDMDAVIPKLCVLARSSPEDKRKLVKRLKELGETVAVTGDGTNDAPALKTADVGFSMGIAGTEVAKEASAIILMDDNFASIVKALLWGRAVNDAVKKFLQFQITVNITAVVLTFVSAVSSEDQKSVLTAVQLLWVNLIMDTFAALALATDPPTRSLLNRKPDPKSAPLITLRMWKMIIGQAIYQLVVTFILYFAGESIFSYESDREKAQLPTLVFNTFVWMQIFNALNNRRLDNRFNVFEGITHNWFFIVILLIMIGGQTMIVFIGGVAFSVTRLNGPQWGYSIVLGFLSLPVGVIVRLIPDELIRKCIPDFFRKKRNPEVVVTDDDFEWNQGLLEIRDELAFIRKFRGGRLSNIKYKVSHPKEIFSKSRTSLSHPSTPNNGTVEHEGSPTPTPSSRRRTRSRSNSAFGPAAVMAGIVAGSIGGWSPIGKDASDAGSLKFSPNTNKDDLEAQQGIEVHPDTKPSDPILAPDAHEYRGPPSQNTETTPNFAIGPFAGDPKLNDGKSNEINP, encoded by the coding sequence ATGGCGGCCCATGATACATCGGACGCAGGACCACGACGCGCGCGAGCtcccaccatcaccatcgaTACCTCTGCTGCAGGCGGTCACGACGCGGCCAGCTCTGTACCTCTGGGTGAAATCGACAACCGCGCCTCTAACATGGACGACAACGCTTCGCCTGAGCTGCGCAGCGCAGGTTCCTTTGAGAGCAACGCAAGCAGACCCGTATCACCTCACAACGTCTCCTCGCCAACCTCGAGATGGACCAATGGGGGCAACTTACTGTCTGTACCGGGGGCGCATTCTAGAGGAACCTCCATAGATTCGCATACCGAAAATGGCGAGTCGAACTCCACCGGCACATATGTTCCGTCGTCCCAAGGCGAGACGCTTAAAGGAGAGATGGGCCCTACGGAAGTTCTCAATGACAAAGATGCACTCAAGCCAGACCCTGGTACAGAGGCCGATTTCGAAGTCCAAAACAACAGCTTTGCTTTCTCACCCGGCCAGCTTGCCAAGTTGTACAATCCCAAGAGTTTAGGCGCTTTTCACGCCCTCGGCGGATTAGACGGACTAGAGAAGGGCCTCAGAACGGACAGGAAAGCTGGTTTAAGTGTCGATGAGCAGCACCTTGATGGAACTGTGACCTTCGAAGAGGCCACCATGCCAAGTCAGACACAAACACCGCCAAAAGCATCTGCCAACGGTGCTCTTCCAAACGACGCATCGAAAGCATCGGGACCAAACACTTATGCTGATCGGATTAGAGTCTTCAGTGACAACCGACTGCCAGTAAAGAAGCCAAAGAACATCTTCCAATTAGCCTGGATGGCCTACAACGATAAAGTGCTGCTTCTTCTGACGGCAGCTGCGATTATATCTCTTGCTCTTGGTTTATATCAGACCTTTGGTGTTAAGCACGAACCGGGTGAGCCAAAGGTCGAATGGATCGAGGGTGTCGCCATTATtgtcgccatcgccatcgttGTTGTCGTGGGCGCCGCCAATGACTGGCAGAAGGAGCGTCAATTCGTAAAGCTcaacaagaagaaggatgACCGACAAATCAAGGTGATTCGCTCTGGCAAGGTCCAGCAAGTCTTGGTGTACGACATCCTTGTCGGAGACGTCGTCAACCTGGAGCCGGGAGACATGATACCTGTTGACGGTATTCTCATCCAGGGCCACGGGATCAAGTGCGACGAGTCTTCCGCTACCGGTGAATCTGACCTTTTGAAGAAGACACCTGGAGATGAAGCTTTCCGCGCCATTGAGGAGCACAGAAATTTGAAGAAGATCGATCCCTTCATCCTTTCAGGTGCAAAGGTCTCCGAGGGCGTCGGTTTGTTTTTGGTCACTGCCACTGGTGTCAACTCGAGCTACGGCAAAACGATGATGTCACTTCGTGAGGAGAGCGAAGTCACTCCTCTGCAGTCGAAGTTAAACGTTCTCGCAACTTACATCGCCAAGCTTGGAAGTGCTGCCGCCCTACTTTTGTTCATCGTTCTGTTCATCGAGTTTCTCGCCCGTTTGAAAGGCAGCAACACCACTCCCGCAGAGAAGGGTCAAAACTTCCTGGACATTCTCATTGTCGCTATTACTGTCATCGTTGTAGCTGTCCCCGAAGGTCTGCCTCTCGCTGTGACCCTTGCGCTGGCTTTTGCAACAACTCGTATGTTGAAGGACAACAACCTAGTGCGATTGCTACGATCTTGCGAAACCATGGGTAACGCGACAACCATCTGCTCCGACAAGACGGGTACCCTCACGCAGAACAAGATGACAGTTGTAGCTGGATCTCTCGGGACCGCTCTTCGATTTGGTGATCACAAGCTCAAGGTCTCTCAAGACCCCGCGCCCGCTGACGACGGCTCCAAGGGCAAGAACGTCGCAGAATCTCTTGGTGAGGGCCCTAATGACGTCTCGGCCTCAGAATTTGCCGCTACTATCAGCAAAGACGTCAAAGAGCTTCTTGAACAATCCGTTGTCCAAAACACTACTGCATTTGAAGGCGAGGCCGATAGCGCAGACCCTTTCATTGGCTCAAAGACGGAGACCGCTCTTCTCGGATTCGCACGCGACCATCTTGGCATGGGCCATCTGGCTGAGGAGCGTTCCAACGCCAACATCGTCCAAGTAGTTCCTTTCGACTCAGCTATCAAGTGTTCGGCAGCTGTCGCAAAGCTCGCCGATGGTCAGTACCGAATGTACGTCAAGGGAGCTTCCGAGATTCTCCTGGGCAAATGTGACGAGATTGTCACGGATGCCTCACAGAAGCTTGCTACTACTCCGTTGACGAGCGACAACCGCGAGGCGCTTGAACATGTCATCACCGCATATGCTTCCCGCTCGCTCCGCACTATTGGCTTGGTCTACCGCGACTTCGAAAGCTGGCCGCCCAGAGATTCCAAGCTCATTGAGGACGACCCAAGCCAAGCTCTTTTCACTGATGTCTTCAAGAACATGACCTTCCTTGCTGTTGTCGGTATCCAGGATCCACTGCGAGACAGCGTCAAGGAGGCTGTCAAGGACTGCCAACACGCTGGTGTCTACGTTCGCATGGTCACAGGTGACAACGTTCTGACGGCCAAGGCCATCGCCGAAGACTGTGGCATTTTGGTCCCTGGTGGTGTCGTTATGGAGGGGCCTACCTTCCGCAAGCTCTCAAAGAAGGATATGGATGCTGTCATTCCCAAGCTCTGCGTTCTGGCGCGCTCAAGCCCTGAAGATAAGCGCAAGCTTGTCAAGCGTCTGAAAGAACTCGGCGAAACTGTCGCAGTTACTGGTGACGGTACCAACGATGCTCCTGCGCTCAAAACAGCCGATGTTGGTTTTTCCATGGGTATCGCCGGAACCGAGGTTGCAAAGGAAGCCTCCGCTATCATTCTTATGGACGACAACTTTGCTTCAATTGTCAAGGCTCTGCTTTGGGGTCGCGCTGTCAACGACGCTGTCAAGAAGTTCTTGCAGTTTCAGATCACAGTCAACATCACTGCTGTTGTCCTCACCTTTGTGTCCGCCGTATCCAGCGAAGACCAGAAGTCTGTGCTTACTGCTGTGCAGCTTCTCTGGGTCAATCTGATCATGGACACTTTCGCTGCGCTGGCTCTTGCGACCGATCCACCCACACGAAGTCTCCTGAACCGAAAGCCTGATCCCAAATCGGCTCCCCTGATAACCTTGAGGATGTGGAAAATGATCATTGGTCAAGCCATCTACCAACTTGTGGTCACTTTTATTCTCTACTTTGCTGGCgagtctatcttctcctacgAAAGTGACCGTGAGAAGGCCCAACTACCAACACTCGTCTTCAACACCTTCGTTTGGATGCAAATCTTCAACGCTCTCAACAACCGCCGTCTCGACAACCGTTTCAACGTCTTCGAGGGCATCACCCACAATTGGTTCTTCATCGTGATTCTGCTGATCATGATCGGTGGCCAGACAATGATCGTGTTCATTGGTGGCGTCGCATTCTCGGTGACCAGACTTAATGGCCCGCAGTGGGGATACTCTATAGTTTTGGGTTTCCTATCACTTCCTGTGGGCGTGATTGTTCGCCTCATCCCCGACGAGCTCATCCGCAAATGCATCCCCGACTTCTTCAGAAAGAAGCGCAACCCAGAAGTCGTCGTAACTGACGATGACTTCGAGTGGAACCAGGGTCTTCTTGAGATCCGTGATGAGCTTGCTTTCATCAGGAAGTTCCGCGGCGGCCGCCTCAGCAACATCAAGTACAAGGTTTCTCATCCCAAGGAGATATTCTCCAAGTCGAGGACCAGCCTCTCTCACCCCAGCACCCCCAATAACGGTACGGTTGAGCACGAAGGTTCTCCAACACCCACGCCTTCCAGCCGTCGCCGCACTAGATCTCGCTCCAACTCAGCCTTTGGTCCTGCCGCTGTCATGGCCGGTATCGTCGCTGGCAGCATCGGAGGATGGTCGCCAATTGGCAAGGATGCTAGCGATGCTGGCTCGTTGAAGTTCAGCCCTAATACGAACAAGGACGATCTCGAGGCCCAGCAGGGTATCGAGGTGCACCCCGACACAAAGCCTTCGGATCCCATTCTCGCTCCTGATGCGCACGAGTACCGTGGCCCACCCAGCCAAAACACCGAGACAACACCCAATTTCGCCATTGGACCCTTTGCTGGCGACCCAAAGCTGAATGACGGAAAGTCAAACGAAATCAACCCCTAG
- a CDS encoding tRNA-intron lyase, whose translation MAPATAPKEVSEPFPISCIAGRHLLFDVDTISHVRRNHNICGVLVGTIPNLSQQNVFLGIPLQLMPEEARVLVEGGHAYIVDDVETHRQGFQEMSRADRMKYLADMDRQGVEAANESLAAQERKKDVALKKKGLRRDAETETVPSVADSIATVESTAPSVADSTASNATVHVELPSPTGSGLGFIMKGSGFLEHASPFNASSGASAPLASSVSSSTVASDLGSSFVDLGSIMKGSSFFGPSSATVKSGASEEATESGNDATASSPQTFDGDSSLSDLGSIMKGSSFLDSVPVEMKVERVELEEATPLLVKEEDATPEEIKAEEAQLEEAMLNEFEAQAVEDPQEVAPVTTEAKPELAADPEEVDPSTTETSIFDPEPATSTPTVKSTTSKSVFSQRQYITPTTSTPPLPTPAKDESRALPVVPKSYPLFRFLHSRGYFFMPGLRFGCNYSVYPGDPLRYHSHFLATGLGWDEKFDLLDIVGGGRLGTGTKKAYMVGGEDPKAPKEDGKDPVRAFSVEWASM comes from the coding sequence ATGGCGCCAGCCACGGCACCAAAAGAAGTCTCCGAACCTTTCCCCATCTCCTGCATCGCAGGACGACACCTTCTCTTCGACGTCGACACCATCTCGCACGTTCGTCGCAACCACAACATCTGCGGTGTGCTTGTCGGCACCATCCCAAACCTGTCGCAGCAGAATGTTTTTTTGGGTATCCCGCTCCAACTCATGCCTGAAGAGGCACGAGTGCTTGTGGAGGGAGGACATGCGTACATCGTTGACGATGTTGAAACACATCGTCAGGGTTTCCAGGAAATGAGCAGGGCAGACAGGATGAAGTACCTTGCGGATATGGACCGCCAGGGTGTGGAGGCTGCGAACGAAAGTCTGGCAGCACAGGAGAGGAAGAAGGACGTAGCATTGAAGAAGAAGGGGTTGAGGAGAGACGCGGAAACTGAGACGGTTCCTAGTGTCGCGGATAGTATTGCGACAGTTGAGAGCACTGCACCCAGCGTAGCGGACAGCACAGCGTCTAACGCGACGGTGCACGTTGAGCTCCCCAGCCCTACTGGCTCTGGTCTCGGCTTTATCATGAAGGGATCGGGGTTCCTCGAACATGCGTCGCCGTTCAATGCATCGTCAGGAGCGTCCGCACCTTTGGCGTCTTCGGTGTCCTCGAGCACTGTCGCCTCTGATCTCGGATCTTCCTTTGTTGATCTTGGTTCCATCATGAAAGGATCCTCTTTTTTTGGTCCGTCCTCAGCGACAGTAAAGTCGGGTGCGTCAGAAGAAGCTACTGAGTCGGGCAACGACGCCACGGCATCGTCTCCGCAGACCTTCGACGGCGATTCTTCTCTCTCTGATCTGGGCTCGATCATGAAAGGCTCGTCTTTCCTAGACTCTGTCCCGGTGGAAATGAAGGTTGAGAGGGTTGAACTAGAAGAAGCTACACCGTTGTTGGTCAAAGAAGAGGATGCTACTCCAGAGGAAATCAAGGCGGAGGAAGCCCAGCTCGAGGAGGCTATGCTGAACGAATTTGAGGCTCAAGCAGTCGAAGATCCACAGGAGGTTGCCCCAGTCACCACCGAGGCGAAACCTGAACTAGCGGCGGATCCGGAGGAGGTCGATCCATCTACCACCGAAACCTCGATCTTTGACCCGGAACCAGCCACATCTACCCCTACTGTCAAGAGCACTACGTCCAAGAGCGTATTCTCTCAACGCCAGTACATCACCCCGACCACATCTACACCTCCGCTACCAACCCCAGCGAAAGACGAGTCTCGTGCGCTTCCAGTAGTCCCTAAGAGCTACCCGCTCTTCCGTTTCCTGCACTCCCGCGGCTACTTCTTCATGCCCGGGCTGCGCTTCGGATGCAACTACTCTGTGTACCCTGGCGATCCTCTGCGCTACCACAGTCACTTCCTCGCCACTGGCTTGGGCTGGGACGAGAAGTTCGATCTTCTGGACATCGTAGGTGGAGGTCGTCTGGGTACCGGCACGAAGAAGGCATACATGGTGGGTGGAGAGGATCCCAAGGCGCCGAAGGAGGACGGAAAGGATCCTGTTCGCGCGTTCTCGGTAGAATGGGCGTCGATGTGA
- a CDS encoding Dolichyl-diphosphooligosaccharide-protein glycosyltransferase subunit dad1: MSTNRAPTAHGAQPAPEKTYFEQQRELLVGEIAQSLELVLQNINKLNRSLEEVTQVGTEFAPVESLWSHFENVMAKDPNEHEESAQEGQTEQEEATEVAEHQK; this comes from the exons ATGTCGACAAATCGTGCCCCGACTGCTCATGGCGCGCAGCCAGCGCCTGAAAAGACATACTTTGAACAGCAGCGGGAACTGCTGGTTGGCGAGATTGCCCAG AGTCTAGAGCTCGTTCTTCAAAATATCAACAAGCTGAACCGCTCCCTCGAAGAAGTGACTCAAGTCGGCACCGAGTTTGCGCCCGTCGAGTCGCTATGGAGTCACTTCGAGAACGTCATGGCCAAGGACCCGAATGAGCACGAGGAGAGCGCGCAGGAAGGACAGACAGAGCAGGAAGAAGCCACAGAAGTGGCGGAGCATCAGAAGTGA